In Thermococcus stetteri, the DNA window GTTCTTCGCGATATACGAGGTCTATGAAAACGGGAGCGTTAAGCTTCTCGAAAAGAGGCACAACAGGGCCAAGGACTTCGAGGAAGATGACGACGGCCACGGCGACCCCAGGAAGTTCAAGGCCGTCGTGAGCCAGCTCCTCGACGTTGACGTCCTGGCTGCATTCAGAATGGGGCCGAACTTCCTGAGGATCCGTGACAAGACCAACAAG includes these proteins:
- a CDS encoding NifB/NifX family molybdenum-iron cluster-binding protein codes for the protein MRCLKVAFGMENDETLIDAHYGDSEFFAIYEVYENGSVKLLEKRHNRAKDFEEDDDGHGDPRKFKAVVSQLLDVDVLAAFRMGPNFLRIRDKTNKVAFFTRTRDLKIALQRVVENFDDLWEQTQAKKAEKPPIEE